The Candidatus Dormiibacterota bacterium genome segment TCCCCCGCCTGCGGGTACTCGTACGGACCGGTCGTGACCACGGGGGTCTCCTCGAAGTTGTCGGTCGGCGGGGGCGAAGTCGTCTCCCACTCGAGGCCGACGACGCCCCACGGGTTCTCCGACGCGTGCGGGCCGTAGCGCATCGACCAGATGAAATAGATGAGCGGGATGAGATAGCCGACCCCCAGGATGGTGGCGCCCGCGGACGACATCACGTTCAGAACCTGGAACTCGGGCGGGTAGACGTGGTAGCGGCGCGGCATGCCGAGGTAGCCGAGGATAAACTGCGGGAAGAACGTCACGTTGAAGCCGATGAAGATCACCATCGCCGAGATGCGCGACCAGAACCGCGGGTACAGCTTCCCGGTGATCTTCGGCCACCAGTAGTGCAGCCCCCCGAGATATCCCATGATGGCGCCGCCGACCATGATGTAGTGGAAGTGCGCGATGATGAAATAGGTGTCGTGCACGTGCACGTCGATGCCGAGACTCGCCAGCATGACGCCGGTCAAGCCTCCCATGGTGAACAGGCCGATGAAGCCGAGGGCATACAGCATCGGCGTCTCCCACGATACCGACCCCTGGTACAGGGTCGCGGTCCAGTTGAACACCTTCACCGCCGACGGCACGGCGACCAGCATCGACAGGGCCGAGAAGACCGCCGCCGCGTAGATCGACATGCCGGCGACGAACATGTGATGCGCCCACACCAGGAAGCTCAGCACCGCGAGCCCGAGGCTGGAGTAGGCGATGAAGCGGTAGCCGAAGATCTTCTTGCGGGCGAACGCCGGGACGATCTCGCTCACGACGCCCATGGCCGGCAGGATCATGATGTACACGGCGGGGTGCGAGTAGAACCAGAACAGATGCTGGAACAGCAGCGGGTCGCCCCCCAGGGACGCGTCGAAGATGCCGATCCGGAACAGCCTCTCGGCCACGAGCAGCAGGAGCGTGACAGCCAGGACCGGCGTCCCCAGGATGATGATGAGACTCGTGGCGTACATCGCCCAGATGAACAGCGGCAGGCGGAACCAGGTCAGCCCCGGCGCCCGCATGCGGTGGATCGTCACCACGAAGTTCAGCCCGGTGAGGATCGACGAGAATCCGGCGATGAAGATGCCGAGCCCGGTGGCGATGACGTGCGTGTTGGCGTAGCGCGTGCTGTACGGCGTGTAGAAGGTCCAGCCGGTGTCGACCCCGCCGTGCAGGAGCGCCCAGATGGTGAACAGGCCGCCGAGGTTGAAGATGTACCACGACATCAGATTGAGACGCGGGAAGGCCAGGTCGCGGGCGCCGACCATGATCGGCACGAGGAAGTTTCCGAGGACGGCGGGGATCGACGGAATCAGGAAGAAGAAGATCATCATGATGCCGTGCATGGTGAACAGACGGTTGTAGGTGTCCGACTGGAACAGGTCCCCCTCGGGGGTCGCCAGCTCCATCCGGATCAGGACCGCCATCAGTCCGCCGATGGCGAAGAAGAAGGTGATGGAGATCAGGTAGAGGATCGCGATCCTCTTGTGATCGGTCGTCAGCAGCCACGACTTGATGCCGTAGCCGGAGTTCAGGTAATGGTCCTTCGGCGGGGGGCCGGTCTCGGCCGGTCGCACGGCCATCACGAGCCTCCGTGCGGTTTGAGCGTCTTGACGTAGTCGATGAGCTGCAGGAGCTCCTCCTCGCCGACCTGTCCCTGGAAGGTCGGCATGATCGGCTGGTATCCGGCCACGATCTTGGCCTGGGGGTTGAGGATCGACTCGCGGATGTACCCCTCGTCGGCGACGATGCTCCGCCCGTCCTGCAGGGCGACCTTCCTGCCGAATAGCCCGGTGAGGACCGGGGCGCGCGCCGCCGTGTCGGGGCGGTGGCAGGTGACGCAGGCCTTGGACACGAACAGCGCCGCGCCGGACTCGGCGGGCGGCCGGCCGCGCCTCTCTCCCGCCAGCCACGACTGGTAGTCGTGCGGCTCCATGACCACGACCCTGCCGGTCATTCGGGAGTGCTCGGCGCCGCAGTACTGGGCGCAGAACAGGTGGTAGGTCCCGATCCGGTCGGCCTCGAACCAGAGCGACGAATAACGTCCGGGCAGGACGTCCGTCTTGATCCTGAACTCCGGAAGGAAGAACGAATGGATGACGTCCTCGGAGGTCAGGGTCAGCCGGATCGGCCGGCCCACCGGGACGTGCAGCTCGTTGATCTCGCGGTTCCCTTCCGGGTGCTGGATCTTCCACATCCACTGCTTCCCGATAACCTGAAGTTCCGAGGCGTTGGCGGGCGGCCGCGCGATGACGAAGTAGAGACGCGCACCCCAGACGAACAGGATCGTCAGGAGCCCGAGCGGCACCAGCGACCAGGTCGCCTCCAGGATCGTCGTTGACCGGGAGTGCTCCGCCGGCGGCCTGCCGACCTCGGACGGCGAGCGCCGGCGGTACCTTATCCCCAGGTAGAAGATGAGGACCGCGATCAGGATCGAAAAGAAGGCGGCGCCCCCCAGCGCGAACAGAAACAGGTGGTCCACCTGCCTGGCGATGGCCGAGGCCCGTTCCGGGAAGAGCGGGGCGTTCTCGAACATCAGGCGCCCTTCCTTCCGCGCGCGTGCGGCCCCGGAGCGCGCGCCTTCTCGCGGCGCACCGCCACGGCGATGCAGGCGCCGAGGACCAGGAGCGTGACGATCCCACCCGTCCGGACCAGGTTGATCGCGAGTCCGCTGTACCGCCCGGTCTTCGGGTCGTAGCGGTAGCACAGCAGGAGCAGCCGATCGGCGAGCGTGCCGATCCGGTTGTCCGCCGCCTCGATGAGGCCGAGACGCAGGTCCTTCGGCGCGAACTCGACGCCGAAGAAATAGCGCGCGATCCGGCCGGTCGGCGTGAGAAGGACGATGCCGGTCGGGTGCGCGTACTGCTTCTGCTCTTCGTCCCAGGCATAGCGGAAGCCGACGGCTTTGGTGAGTCTCCTGATCGGCTCCGCGTCTCCGGTGAGGAAGCGCCAGCCGGACGCCGCACCCGCCCTGCCGTAAAGATCGAGCATCTGAATCTTCTTGACCCTGGCCTGCGCCGCCGTTTCCTTCGGGTTGAAGCTGACGGTGACGACCTCGAACTCCCTGCCGGCGTCGAACGACAGCGTCTTCAGGCTCGAGGCGATCCCCTGCAGCGACATGCCGCACAGCATCGGGCAGTCATAGTAGGCAAGCGACAGGATCACCGGCCGCCCGCCGAAGAGGTCGCCGAGCCGGACCGTCCTCCCCTCCTCGTCCCGGAGCTGGAGATCGAGCGGCACCTGCCCGCCGAGCCTCTGGTCGAACCCGACCTGGAGCGCCACCGGCAGCGG includes the following:
- a CDS encoding SCO family protein, with amino-acid sequence MIRRKGLPLLVLLAAISAAAAEPGVPGGGESPADAPLPVALQVGFDQRLGGQVPLDLQLRDEEGRTVRLGDLFGGRPVILSLAYYDCPMLCGMSLQGIASSLKTLSFDAGREFEVVTVSFNPKETAAQARVKKIQMLDLYGRAGAASGWRFLTGDAEPIRRLTKAVGFRYAWDEEQKQYAHPTGIVLLTPTGRIARYFFGVEFAPKDLRLGLIEAADNRIGTLADRLLLLCYRYDPKTGRYSGLAINLVRTGGIVTLLVLGACIAVAVRREKARAPGPHARGRKGA
- the coxB gene encoding cytochrome c oxidase subunit II, producing MFENAPLFPERASAIARQVDHLFLFALGGAAFFSILIAVLIFYLGIRYRRRSPSEVGRPPAEHSRSTTILEATWSLVPLGLLTILFVWGARLYFVIARPPANASELQVIGKQWMWKIQHPEGNREINELHVPVGRPIRLTLTSEDVIHSFFLPEFRIKTDVLPGRYSSLWFEADRIGTYHLFCAQYCGAEHSRMTGRVVVMEPHDYQSWLAGERRGRPPAESGAALFVSKACVTCHRPDTAARAPVLTGLFGRKVALQDGRSIVADEGYIRESILNPQAKIVAGYQPIMPTFQGQVGEEELLQLIDYVKTLKPHGGS
- the ctaD gene encoding cytochrome c oxidase subunit I translates to MAVRPAETGPPPKDHYLNSGYGIKSWLLTTDHKRIAILYLISITFFFAIGGLMAVLIRMELATPEGDLFQSDTYNRLFTMHGIMMIFFFLIPSIPAVLGNFLVPIMVGARDLAFPRLNLMSWYIFNLGGLFTIWALLHGGVDTGWTFYTPYSTRYANTHVIATGLGIFIAGFSSILTGLNFVVTIHRMRAPGLTWFRLPLFIWAMYATSLIIILGTPVLAVTLLLLVAERLFRIGIFDASLGGDPLLFQHLFWFYSHPAVYIMILPAMGVVSEIVPAFARKKIFGYRFIAYSSLGLAVLSFLVWAHHMFVAGMSIYAAAVFSALSMLVAVPSAVKVFNWTATLYQGSVSWETPMLYALGFIGLFTMGGLTGVMLASLGIDVHVHDTYFIIAHFHYIMVGGAIMGYLGGLHYWWPKITGKLYPRFWSRISAMVIFIGFNVTFFPQFILGYLGMPRRYHVYPPEFQVLNVMSSAGATILGVGYLIPLIYFIWSMRYGPHASENPWGVVGLEWETTSPPPTDNFEETPVVTTGPYEYPQAGEVAGVL